Sequence from the bacterium genome:
CTTCCGCGAAAGAAGCAAGCTTTACCTCCAACATCGCTTGCCGTCAGGCGCCCAAAGAGGCCTGCACCGAAGAGATGGTCGGAATGATACAGAACGTGGAACACACCCGACAAGCCCGGATCCTGAGTTCCATCCACCAGCCTGAACACTGCCGGCCGGCGAGTCCATTACATTTTCATCACAGCCGGATTACAATTTTCATTCCTGTAACTGCTGGTAGCCACACGGAGGCGTGGTTTCCTTGCAGTTTCACCCGGGAATGATTGTTGCAAACATGTGAGAGCACATGGCACCGGGCGCTATCGTTCTTAAATCAGAGAGAGTCCGCACCGAGGCGCACGCTGCCAGCCGAACCCGACATCGAAGGAGGCACGAAAATGGAAACAATTCTGAAATGGCTGATCGCCGGCTATGTGGTCGGCGTCATTTGCATGCTCTATCTGATCGCGCGCTCGTGGGTGATCACCAGCGCCATGCTGAACAACCGGGGCAGCGCGGTCTACCGCCGGGAATTCGGCGTGCACTGGCTGGGCATGGCCCTGCTCAGCACCGGCATCTCGCTGGGGTGGAGTTTCATCGGCGGCGGCATTCATCGCATGATGGCAAACGATCTAAAGTTCGTGCAGTTTTCCCTGGGTCTCGCTGGCGCCATTGCCATGCTGCTGATGATGGGCAAGACCACCCACAAGGCCGACAAAATCGCGCTCAACACCATCGTGATCGTCGGGTTGGGCGTACTCATTCCCGTGATGTTCTAGTGGTCTGTTACCTTGAAATGTATAGCCCCCACGCTGTCATCCTGCAAGGATCCTGTGAAAACTTGAGCACGGTATCAAGTAATTCACAAGATTCCTTCTGAATGACACTCGGAAACACTTATACAAATCAAGGTAACAAAGCACTAGGCCGAACCCACCGCCTCCCGCCGGCTGCCGGACCGCTGACGGTCGATGACAGTTGTGGTGACCTGGCGCTGGCGCGAGGCGAGGATTGACAGGATTAGCAAGACCCAAAGCAGACAAACCGCGTTGGGTCTTGCTATCAGTCGGAAAAAGTCGCTGCTTGCCCTGCAAAGATCCCAATTGCAACAGCCAAATAGTTCTGTCCCAAACCATCTTGCCATAGCTGTTCTGCCCTTGACGGTTTTGCCCTCAATCATTTTGTCCATAATCATTTTACCGCAGCCGCTCTGCCCCAAAGGTTTTCTTCCCAAGTCATTTTGCCCCAATCGTTTTGCCCTCCGCAGCATGCCATCGAGTTTTCCCTTGACATTTGGCAGTTGGTTGTTAGGTTATGACGCAATCTTAACCTTGACGCATTGACCCGTGACCAGGAGTGAACCCTCACCCATGTCCACGCCCACTTCGTTCACGATCGGCCTCGTGCAAATGGCAATGAGCCGGGACGCCGATGACAATCTCAGCCGCGCCGGCGGTTGGATCACCGCGGCAGCGCGGCAGGGCGCGCAGGTCATCTGCCTGCCGGAGCTGTTCCGTTCGCAATACTTCTGCCAGGTCGAAGACGCCAGCCTGTTCGACCTCGCCGAGCCGGTGCCCGGACCGACCACTCACGCTTTGAGCCGGTTGGCTGCCGCGTTGAGCGTCGCCCTGGTCGTGCCGGTGTTCGAACGCCGCGGGCCGGGAGTTTACCACAACAGCGCGGCCGTCATCGACGTCACCGGCGCGATCGTCGGACTCTATCGCAAAATGCACATCCCGGATGATCCGGCTTACTATGAAAAATTCTATTTCACGCCCGGCGATCTCGGCTTCAGAGCGTTTGACACGCGGCCGGGCCGCATCGGCACGTTGATTTGCTGGGATCAATGGTATCCCGAGGCCGCGCGCTTGACCGCTTTGCGCGGCGCCGGCATTCTCTTCTATCCCACGGCTATCGGCTGGCACCCGCACGAAAAGGCTGAATATGGCGCGGCGCAACGCGAGGCCTGGCGTACCGTGCAGCGCGGTCACGCGATCGCCAACGGCGTGTATGTGGCCGCCGCCAATCGCATTGGTCACGAACAGCCTGCCGCGGGCGCCGGCATTCAGTTTTGGGGATCGTCATTTCTTTGCGACCCGCAGGGCGTGATTTTGGCGCAAGCAAGCGACGATCGCGAAGAAATTCTGCTGGGCACGGTGGATTTGCGCCACCTCGAAGAAATCCGCCGCAATTGGCCGTTCCTGCGCGATCGGCGCATCGATGCCTACCGCGATCTCGAAGCGCGCTATCTCAGCGAGGAGCCGTGGCACCAAACTCGCTGACTCCGAGCCGCGGCACGCCGGCGCGTCTCGGCTTCCGCATGCCGGCGGAATGGGAAAAGCATGAAGCCACCTGGCTGGGCTGGCCGCGCAACCGCTCTGACTGGCCGGGCAAATTCACGCCCATTCCCTGGGTGTATGGCGAGATCGTGCGCAAGCTGGCGCCGGGGGAGCGGCTGCACATTCTCGTCGAATCGAAAAGCCACGAGGCCCAAGCCCATCGCGTTTTGCGCGCCGTTGGGGTCGATCGGGAGCGCGTGCAATTCTTCCGCTTTCCCACCAATCGCGGCTGGACGCGCGACTCCGGCCCCATGTTCGTCCGGCGCCGCGGTGAAATCGCCGTCGTCAATTTCGGTTTCAACGCCTGGGCGCGCTATCCGGATTGGCAAAAAGACAATGCCGTGCCACAGCGCGCTGCCCGGGCGTTGGGCTGCCGGATCTTTGCAGCGCAACAGCAGGGCCGGCCGTTCGTGCTCGAAGGCGGCAGCATCGAAGTCAACGGCCGCGGCACGCTGCTCACCACGGAAGAATGCCTGCTCGATCCCGTCACCCAGGTGCGCAATCCCGGCATGAGCCGCGCCGCGATCGAACACCTGCTGCGCGATTATCTCGGCGTCACCAATATCTTGTGGCTGGGCCAGGGCATTGCCGGCGATGACACGCACGGCCACATCGATGATCTCTGCCGCTTTGTGAATGAACGCACGGTGGTGCTGGCCAGCGAGCGCAATCGCCACGATCCCAACTATGCGCCGCTGCAGGAAAACCGCGAGCGCCTGCAGCACATGCGCCTGGAAGACGGCGGCAAGCTGGAGGTGGTCGCGCTGCCCATGCCGGAGCCGCTTTACTTCAAGGGAACGCGGCTGCCGGCGAGTTATGCCAATTTTTACGTCGGCAACGCCGCGGTACTCGTTCCCACCTTCAATGATCCCCATGATCGCATCGCGCTCGGCATTTTGGCGGAACTGATCACCGACCGCCCGGTGATCGGCATTCACGCGGTGGATTTGGTGTGGGGCTTCGGCACGTTGCACTGCCTGACGCAACAGCAGCCCGCAGCGGAATGACACCGGCCCGCGCAGGCGTGCTCGTGAACCACCCCGCTGTGAGCAGAGAGAGTGCCACTTTGGTGCCGCGAGTGATCACACCGGCTCGTGGGATCGATGCCCTCAAATTGCATGGCAGCTCGGAAACGGGACATACGCCCTACCCTCTTTGAGGCTCGCGCCTCGCTTCCATCCACTGATACACCACCGGCAAAATAAACAGCGTCAACAAAGTTGAAGTCACTAGGCCACCGATGACAACGGTGGCAAGCGGCCGCTGCACCTCTGCGCCGGTGCCGTGCGAGAGCGCCATCGGAATGAAGCCGAGCATCGCCACAAGCGCGGTCATCAATACCGGACGCAATCTCTCGGAAGCGCCTCGCACGACGGCGAGATGTACGGAGATGCCTTGGCTGCGCAGTTGATTCATGTACGTCACCAGCACGACGCCGTTGAGCACCGCGACGCCGAAGAGTGCGATGAAACCGATACTCGCCGAAACGCTGATGTGCAAGTCGCGAATGAGCAACGCGAAAATTCCGCCGCTGAGCGCGAAAGGCAGATTGGCAAGAATTAGAAGAGAATGGCGGAAATTGCCGAACGTAGTGTAGAGCAGCGCGAAGATGATGAAGATGGAAAGCGGCAGCACGACCATGAGCCGGCGCGTGGCGGATTGTTGGTTCTCAAATTGTCCGCCCCAGGTGAGATAATAGCCGGAAGGCAATTCCACTTCCGCTGCAATTCGACGCTGCGCCTCGCCGACGAAACTGCCGATATCACGGCCGCGCACGTTGCACTCGACGGCGATGCGACGCTGGCCAAACTCGCGGCTCACTTGCACCGGCCCTTCTTCGGCAACGACGCGCGCGATTTGCGAAAGCGGGATTGAACCGCCGCCTGGCAAATGCACGAGCGAGCGTTCAATCGGAGCGATGTCGTCGCGCTTGTTTTCAGGATAACGCACGACGACGGCAAAGCGCTTATTGCCTTCGAAAATTTCCGACGCAACTTTGCCGCCGATGGCGATTTCGATGACTGCCTGCACTTCATTAACGTTGAGGCCGTAGCGCGCAATCGCCGCGCGGTCGATATAAATGTTGAGATAAGTTTGTCCGGCGATTTGCTCGACGGAGACATCTTCAGCGCCGGAAATTTCGCGCACGACGTTGGCAATCGCATCGGCTTTCTTTTTGAGCACGTTGAGATCATCGCCGAAAAGTTTGATCGCGAGATCGGACTTGACACCGGAGACCAGCTCGTCGACGCGCATCGCAATCGGCTGTGTCATGTTGTAATTGACGCCAGGAATTTGTTGTAGCTCATGCACCATTTTATCGACAAGCTCTTCTTTGGTTTTAGCAGTTTTCCACTCGCTGTGCGGCTTGAGCGTCACATAAATGTCGCTGAGATTCACGCCCATCGGATCGGTGGCAATATCGGGACGACCGAGGCGGCCAACGGCAAACTCGACTTCGGGAAATTGCATGATGATCTTCTGCACCTGTTTGTCGATCTCGATGGACTCGGTGAGGCTGATGCTCGGCATACGAATCGGTTGCACCAAAATTGCGCCTTCGTCCAATTCGGGAATAAACTCCGTTCCGAGCAACGGCACGAGCGCGAATGAACCAAACAAAATAACTATCGCGGCAATGAGCATTTTGCCTTTGTGGTGCAATGCTTTCTCCAACGCCGGCGTGTAATATTTGTGCAGCCAACGCACGAGAAAAATTTCGCGGTGTTTTATTTCTTTGGGCAGAATAAAACGCGCCGCAGCGGGCATGAACGTGAGCGCGAGAAAGAGTGAGCCGAGCAGCGCGAAGCCGACGGTCATCGCCATCGGCGTGAACATTTTGCCTTCGATGCCTTGCAGCGTGAGAATGGGCATGTAAACCGCGATGATGATGAGCACGCCGAATAGCACGGGCCGCGCCACTTCTTTGGCAGCGCTTTCGATCACGTGTTCGCGCTTATCGTCGGGATTGGCATGGCTTAACCGGCGCACGCAATTTTCGATCATCACCACGGCGCCGTCGACGATCATGCCGAAGTCGATGGCGCCGAGGCTCATGAGATTGGCCGAGAGGCCGCGCCACTTCATGCCGATGAAGGCGAACAGCATTGACAGCGGAATTACCGAGGCCACGAGCAGCGCCGCGCGAATATTGCCGAGAAAAACAAAGAGCACGGCGATGACGAGCAAGCCGCCTTCGATGAGATTCGTGCGCACCGTTTTAATCGTTTTCTCGATCAAATCAGTTTGATCGTAATACGGATGAATTTTCACATGGCGCGGCAGCGTTTTGTTGATCGCTTCGATTTTAGCTTTGACGCGCGCAATCACTTCGCGGCTGTTTTCGCCTTTGAGCATCATGACAATCGCGGCGGCGACTTCGCCGCGTCCTTGCATCACCACCGCGCCTTGCCGCACCTCCGCGCCGGTCGTGACTTCGGCAACGTTCTTCACGTAAATCGGCGTGCCGTTCATGGTTTTGACGACGATGTTCTCCAAATCACTCATCGTCTGCGCGCGCCCGACGCCGCGAATGATGTACTGCTCCGAAGCATGCTCGATGAAATTGCCGCCCACCACGCTGTTGTTGTTCTCCACCGCCGTGAAAACTTCGGCGAGCGACAGACCATAGCTCAACAACATTTCCGGCGAAACGAGAATTTGATATTGCTTCACCAATCCGCCGAAGCTATTGACTTCAGTGACGCCAGGTACGGTGCGCAGTTGTGGCTTGATCGCCCAATCTTGCAAGCTGCGCAGCTCCATCAAATCGAGGCTGTCGCTTTCGAGAAAGTATTGATAGATTTCACCCATGCCCGTGGTGACCGGTCCCATCTCCGGCTCCGGCATGTTGGGCGGCAGCGCTTCGCGCGCGCTTTGCAAACGCTCGAGCACGAGCTGGCGCGCGAAGTAAATATCAACGTCATCTTCGAACACGACGGTGATGACGCTCAAGCCGAATTTTGAAATCGAACGCACTTCGGTGAGTTGCGGCAGTCCGTTCATCGCCACTTCAATCGGGAAGGTGACGAGTTGTTCGACCTCCACCGGCGAAAGCCCAGGGGCCTCGGCGAGAATCTGCACCTGCACGTTGGTCACGTCCGGAAACGCATCGATGGGAATGTGCGTGAGCGACCACCAGCCGAGTCCGGCCATGAGAATGACGAGGCAAAAGATGAGCAGCGGTTGTTTGAGAGAGAATTGGATGAGACGGTTGATCATGAAAAAATTCTCCGAAGGTTGTGCCTAACAGTTTCATTATGAAAAATTTCGTTTGAGCTGGAATTTTTCGTTTTGTGTCTTCGTTATATTAATTAAGCAATTGCTAAAATACTTACAGACAAGCTTTATGAAAAAAATCTACGTCGAAGGCAAGCTCTGCATCGGCCCGAATTTCTCCAAAGCCGAATTTGCGCTGATCAAACGCAATCTCGCCAACCAAAAAGGCTTGGAAACTTTGGCCGATCTTCTCGCCGTTGCGGGCAACGGCCAGCGCTTGAAAATCTTGTACCTGTTGCACGCGCACCACGAGATGTGCGTGTGCGATCTGGCCGAAGTGCTGGAGATGACGGACTCCGCGGTTTCGCAGCATTTGCGCAAGCTCAAAGATAAAAACCTGGTCAAAACGCGGCGCGAAGGCCAAACCATTTTTTATTCGCTTGTGCAAAATGTTTTTACTTCCAACTTGGAAGACATGTTTGTGCAAGATGAAACCAAAGAGCAACATGCTTTTGTTTTGAATGAAAGGAGTTAATCAATGCAAAAAACCGCTTTATCAACTGTTGGAAGTGTTGTGACCGCTGTTGTTGCTTCGCTTTGTTGTATTGGGCCGGCGGTCTTGGCAATTGCCGGCGCCGGCAGTCTCAGCGCCTTTTCGGCGTTTGAAACTTACCGTCCTTACTTCATCGGCGTTACCGTGCTCCTGCTCGGCTCGGCGTTTTATCTCACCTATCGTAAACGTGAGGTGAAATGCGAAGACGGCTCGTGCAAAATTCAAGGCGCGGGCAAATGGAACAAGCTCGGCGTGTGGAGCGCGGCGATTATTGCTGTTCTTGCCATTTCGTATCCCTATCTCGCGGCAAAGCCTTCTGCCACGACCAATGCCGCTTTCACGCCCAAAGCGACGGTGGTGTTGGAAGTCAAAGGCATGACGTGCGCCGCGTGCGCTTCGCATATTCAAACCGCGCTTTCAGAAGTCAAAGGTGTTCCTCGCGCCCGCGTGGAATATGAAACCGGCAAGGGCGTGGTCGAATACGATCCTGCGCTCGTGCAGCCGGAGGCCTTGATCAAGCGCGTTGATGAGGCCGGCTACAAGGCAACAGTTGCCCAAGAAAACAAAGGAGAATGAGATGAATGCCTGTTGCGCACAACCTCTCGACGCGATTGCCGCCGGCCAGCATCATGAAGAAAGTTGCTGTCTCGTCACGGAGAAAACGCCCGCACCTGCAAAAGCTGCGTGTCCGGCTTCCGGAACGCTTTCACGCAAGATTCAGCGCCGAACGCTGGAACATTTGCTGAAACCTGAGAAGCTTGGCTCCCTACGTCGTGTGCAATATTACTATTGCAAGGAACCCACCTGCAACGTGGTTTATTTCTCCAACGAGAACGTGCCTTTCTTTACGACAGATGATGTGGCGGTAAAAGTGTTTGTCAAAGATCAGGGTGACGACGTTCCGGTTTGCTACTGCTTCAATTGGACGCGTGCTCGGATCAAACAGGAGATTAGAGAAACTAAAAAATCGACCGCTGCCATGGAAATCGCGCGCGAAATCAAAGCCGGCAACTGCGCGTGCGACATTAAAAATCCCAAAGGAGAATGCTGCCTTGGTGAGGTCAATACGTTTGTCAAAGATGCGGCATCGGCGGCAACTGCATGAATGTTCATGAACAACGCCGCCGCACTCTCCCTGCCGGTATCCGCTTCCTTAAAGCCAGCGGCGTGTTTGTTGACAATACTTCTGATACTCTACGCCGTGCGTTTGGCGCAGATATTCTTCTTCCAAGCGAACTTGGATTTGCATCAGCGCGTCTCCCAATAGCAGCAAGGCGAATGTCACGGCATTGGGCAAGATTAAAAAGAGGCCGAGCAAGGTCACGCGCATGCCGAGAAAAATCGGATTGCGCGACCAGCGAAAAACGCCGTGCGTGATCAAAGGAGTTTTGGCGTTCACGTCGATGCCGATGCGCCATGAATTGCCCATCTGCGCTTGCGCGAGCAATGTCCAAATGAAGGAAGCGGCGAGCAGGAATAAGCCGGCGTGCTGCAATGCTTGCCGTTCAAGCCAAAAGATCGGAGCCAAATGCTGATATGCTTGATTCGAAGCGGCGTGCAGAATGACGACGGCGACGATGGCGATCAGCGTGAATCGAAACAGCATGCCGACGAAATCATGCGCGTTATCGGTTTTGCCGAGCACGTAAGGATTGACACCGGTTCGTTTCCAAACTAAAAACGAGCGCCAGAAAAAAGCGAACGTGAGATAGACGATCAGATAAATTGGAAGCACGTATCGCAGAATTGCGTCCATGTTTATTTCTCCGAAATGCAGAAGTATTTTATCCGCGCGGCCACCACATGATCACCGCGATGCCGACGCAACAAATGGCGGCGCCAACAATATCAAAGGTGTCCGGCGTTTTGCGATCCACCAGCCAACCCCAGAGCAACGACATGACGACAAAGATGCCGCCATAAGCCGCGTAGATGCGCCCGAAGTTGTGCTCGCTTTGCAGCGTCGGTATCACGCCGTAAAGCATCAGCAGGAGGCCGCCGATCAGACCAATCCAATGGCTGCGGCCATCTCGCAGCCAGAGCCAGACGAGATACCCGCCGCCGATTTCACACAGGCCGGCTAAGACGAA
This genomic interval carries:
- a CDS encoding YnfA family protein; translation: MAQSIALFVLAGLCEIGGGYLVWLWLRDGRSHWIGLIGGLLLMLYGVIPTLQSEHNFGRIYAAYGGIFVVMSLLWGWLVDRKTPDTFDIVGAAICCVGIAVIMWWPRG
- a CDS encoding isoprenylcysteine carboxylmethyltransferase family protein — encoded protein: MDAILRYVLPIYLIVYLTFAFFWRSFLVWKRTGVNPYVLGKTDNAHDFVGMLFRFTLIAIVAVVILHAASNQAYQHLAPIFWLERQALQHAGLFLLAASFIWTLLAQAQMGNSWRIGIDVNAKTPLITHGVFRWSRNPIFLGMRVTLLGLFLILPNAVTFALLLLGDALMQIQVRLEEEYLRQTHGVEYQKYCQQTRRWL
- a CDS encoding agmatine deiminase family protein; translation: MPAEWEKHEATWLGWPRNRSDWPGKFTPIPWVYGEIVRKLAPGERLHILVESKSHEAQAHRVLRAVGVDRERVQFFRFPTNRGWTRDSGPMFVRRRGEIAVVNFGFNAWARYPDWQKDNAVPQRAARALGCRIFAAQQQGRPFVLEGGSIEVNGRGTLLTTEECLLDPVTQVRNPGMSRAAIEHLLRDYLGVTNILWLGQGIAGDDTHGHIDDLCRFVNERTVVLASERNRHDPNYAPLQENRERLQHMRLEDGGKLEVVALPMPEPLYFKGTRLPASYANFYVGNAAVLVPTFNDPHDRIALGILAELITDRPVIGIHAVDLVWGFGTLHCLTQQQPAAE
- a CDS encoding efflux RND transporter permease subunit, which produces MINRLIQFSLKQPLLIFCLVILMAGLGWWSLTHIPIDAFPDVTNVQVQILAEAPGLSPVEVEQLVTFPIEVAMNGLPQLTEVRSISKFGLSVITVVFEDDVDIYFARQLVLERLQSAREALPPNMPEPEMGPVTTGMGEIYQYFLESDSLDLMELRSLQDWAIKPQLRTVPGVTEVNSFGGLVKQYQILVSPEMLLSYGLSLAEVFTAVENNNSVVGGNFIEHASEQYIIRGVGRAQTMSDLENIVVKTMNGTPIYVKNVAEVTTGAEVRQGAVVMQGRGEVAAAIVMMLKGENSREVIARVKAKIEAINKTLPRHVKIHPYYDQTDLIEKTIKTVRTNLIEGGLLVIAVLFVFLGNIRAALLVASVIPLSMLFAFIGMKWRGLSANLMSLGAIDFGMIVDGAVVMIENCVRRLSHANPDDKREHVIESAAKEVARPVLFGVLIIIAVYMPILTLQGIEGKMFTPMAMTVGFALLGSLFLALTFMPAAARFILPKEIKHREIFLVRWLHKYYTPALEKALHHKGKMLIAAIVILFGSFALVPLLGTEFIPELDEGAILVQPIRMPSISLTESIEIDKQVQKIIMQFPEVEFAVGRLGRPDIATDPMGVNLSDIYVTLKPHSEWKTAKTKEELVDKMVHELQQIPGVNYNMTQPIAMRVDELVSGVKSDLAIKLFGDDLNVLKKKADAIANVVREISGAEDVSVEQIAGQTYLNIYIDRAAIARYGLNVNEVQAVIEIAIGGKVASEIFEGNKRFAVVVRYPENKRDDIAPIERSLVHLPGGGSIPLSQIARVVAEEGPVQVSREFGQRRIAVECNVRGRDIGSFVGEAQRRIAAEVELPSGYYLTWGGQFENQQSATRRLMVVLPLSIFIIFALLYTTFGNFRHSLLILANLPFALSGGIFALLIRDLHISVSASIGFIALFGVAVLNGVVLVTYMNQLRSQGISVHLAVVRGASERLRPVLMTALVAMLGFIPMALSHGTGAEVQRPLATVVIGGLVTSTLLTLFILPVVYQWMEARREPQRG
- a CDS encoding (2Fe-2S)-binding protein yields the protein MNACCAQPLDAIAAGQHHEESCCLVTEKTPAPAKAACPASGTLSRKIQRRTLEHLLKPEKLGSLRRVQYYYCKEPTCNVVYFSNENVPFFTTDDVAVKVFVKDQGDDVPVCYCFNWTRARIKQEIRETKKSTAAMEIAREIKAGNCACDIKNPKGECCLGEVNTFVKDAASAATA
- a CDS encoding carbon-nitrogen hydrolase, whose product is MSTPTSFTIGLVQMAMSRDADDNLSRAGGWITAAARQGAQVICLPELFRSQYFCQVEDASLFDLAEPVPGPTTHALSRLAAALSVALVVPVFERRGPGVYHNSAAVIDVTGAIVGLYRKMHIPDDPAYYEKFYFTPGDLGFRAFDTRPGRIGTLICWDQWYPEAARLTALRGAGILFYPTAIGWHPHEKAEYGAAQREAWRTVQRGHAIANGVYVAAANRIGHEQPAAGAGIQFWGSSFLCDPQGVILAQASDDREEILLGTVDLRHLEEIRRNWPFLRDRRIDAYRDLEARYLSEEPWHQTR
- a CDS encoding cation transporter, with product MTAVVASLCCIGPAVLAIAGAGSLSAFSAFETYRPYFIGVTVLLLGSAFYLTYRKREVKCEDGSCKIQGAGKWNKLGVWSAAIIAVLAISYPYLAAKPSATTNAAFTPKATVVLEVKGMTCAACASHIQTALSEVKGVPRARVEYETGKGVVEYDPALVQPEALIKRVDEAGYKATVAQENKGE